A region of the Peptococcaceae bacterium genome:
TCATCATTGGCCATGGAAACATCCTTGAAGAAATACCAGGGAAATCTCTGCCTCACCAGGTCCACCCGGTGAATCTCGTCTTTGACCTTGATCCCGTCAAATTCGTCGATCTTGCAGGCGCCGTTTACTATCTTGGTGCGGCACTTCCCGGTCAGTTCGTAGCGCTTATCGACAACTGTTATCTGTGGAGCCTGGAAGAGGCCGATCTGAAGAGCAAGGTCAAGGTTATCGGCGCTGATCAGGGCGCATGTTTTTGTCGGGTAGTTTTCCTCATCAATGAGATCCAGGAGCAGGGAAGCATAATTCTTATCCTGGTCATGCCCCCGTTCTCCCGCTTCTTCTTCGCTCACCGCATATAGTTCATAATTATCCAGATTTACCTTTCCTTCGTAGCCTGCCATCATAGCCAGGTGCAGCATGTTGTACATGACGCCCTTTTTCAGTTCCCTCTTTCTTTCGACAACCCGGGGGTCATTCCAGACATCGGGCTGTGCGCCCTTGTAAAAATCCTTGAACACCTGTTTGACAATATCGGCGCTTTCGATAATATCCTTGGCCCTCGCTTCATGGTGGGCCTCCGGGTAGCTGACCACGTGCACAATGTCCGGTTCCATATACATCTGCCAGTAGGTGGAGACGGCAAGGTGTCCCTTAGCCATATCCAGGTTCGGCGGGAAGCTGGACAAACCGCCCCTTGTTTCCCTGATAATGTTGTAATCAAAATACCTGGTCAGCGGCTCAATAAGCTCATAAGCCGCCTTCATTTTCGCCAGGTCGCACAAGGGAGCAATTTCCGGCGGCAGGTCGAACATCAACTGCATCACATAGTTTTTTATCCCGCACTTTAACGCTACAACACCGGCAATGACATGGTCGGTCACGTACATGTCGTCGGAACAATTGCGCAATTGCCATTGATGGGGATCGTTGATTTCCAGGGGTTTATTAATTGAAGCCCACCAGCGCATGACCTCGAAGTGTTCATCGATGCCTTCCCTGATGGGCAGCGGTCCTCGACCGTCCAGCTGGTTGTAAAAAAAGATAGGCACAGCTGGAAAAGGCATATTGAAGGCCTCTTCAAAGTATTTGGCCAGCTCGAGAAGTTCGTCGGTACCTGAATAAATGCGGGTCATGGGGAAATTCCCGCACTTGGTGGCTTCTTTTAAAGCCTTCAAGTCTTCTTTTGTCCTGATGGGTGCCCCGCCCTGGCCCCGTAAATACTTGTCCGGCTTTTCTTCTCCCCGGATAAACTTGGCCAAAAATGCCTGCGACGGCTGGTCCGGCGCCAGGGAGACGATTTCAATAGCCTCAGCCTCGCAGACTTTTTTAATGTCTTCGAGGGTCGGTTCCAGGCTTTCCGAAGCGATACCGATATGGGCCCTGATGATGGGACGGTTTTCCAGCTCGCGGACCTGTTTAATCCTTGGAAGCAGGTCGTCTGACCACTCAATTTTTCTGGCAGCGGCTCCTGTTTTCTTTTCGGCAAATTCTTCCAGTTCTTCCATGGTAACAAAATCATCAACGATCATTTCAAAAAAGTTTTTAAACTCAGCCCGTTTCTCGTATTCCCTGGCAATAGCCTCCAGGTCGTAATTGCGTTCCTCTTCCGAGGAGAATTTGTCAGGCAGCACCGGAACGCCGGTCATAGCCCGCACCAGGTTGGCCGCCGGCCTCAACCCCCCAAAGGTATAGCGAATCCCGCTCTCCTTCGAATGAAGTCCGTGTTTGATGGCTTTTTCCATGAATTCCCTGATCATTTTATCAAGGTGAAGGTCTCCCAGCCTGAATGATACACCCACCACTTCGGGGCGCGACTCCCTGATCTTGTTAATCAGGTCGTCGATCTGCACTGCAGGTCCCAGCTTGACCGCGACATAACCCACCCCTTTGTCCTCCATCCACTCCGCAAAAGTTTCCACGCCGAGGGAATGAACGCAATCGCCGATCGAACCGGCTAACACCCTCCTTTTTTTCACATTCTTCTGCTCTTTCAAAACAAATCACCCCATTTTATTTTTATCTAAACAATATTCAAAATACTATCCTGCATAAACTGTCCATGTTCACAATTCCGTAATTCTGAGGTATCGGGGTTTCTCCCAGGTCCTTGCCCTCCAGCTTACCGCCTGCCAAGTACTCTTTCCCCATCCACCTGCCGGCAGCGGTAATAACTTCATCCATCATCGGAGTAGCCACACCTGCCAGTTCGGCCAGGCCCCGGCTTACAACAAGCCCATAAGGGACATCCTCCGTCAGGTAGCGGCTGGAGAAATCCGGCACATACCCCTCATTCCCCCGTTTTCTAACCGGAGCTTTTAATCCCCGGTAACCCTTATTGGTATTAAAGCACTTCATTAAAGTTGAACTGTCTTCTATTGACCCTCTGTAAGAATTGATTATCCATTCCCGGATTCCGGTGACACCTGTCAGATCAAACCCTCCATCTTTTTCCAGAACGGCTTTAATCTCCAATATCTCAAAACTGAGCCTTTCCAGTATGCCGCACATTTCTTCCGTTACGCCCTGGTAAAAGAGGGGGATTCTGTTTTCAGGGAAAGGCTGCCCGTCCCATTGGCGAAATAACCCGTACATTATCCCGGGATGGATTACCTGGCCCATATTGGCCAGGGAAACTGCCAGCATGTTCGGCATAGGCAGCACCGGAAGGCCAAGCAAATCCTGGAGAGCGTCGCAGAGAACAGCTGCTTGATTTGCCGGCAAGGACGCCGCCGCGACCTGGTTTTTCGTCCCCAGTATCTCCACCTGCTTGCCGTATTCTTTAATTCGGCAAGCCCAGGGAAGCGTCTGCAACCCGAAAATAGTGACGCCGGGCGGCGCCAGGCTGCAGGCCAAAAACTCAAAACCGCTGCGCGAAGGAATTGCTCCCACTATGGTACCCGGTGACAGGTGCTCGCTCATCCTGGCAAACAACTGCTTGTGGGTAAAAGCCGGAAGCACAAACACGACCGCCTCGCTTCCCGGAATAACCTTTTGGGGGTCACTGTCGATACGAGCAGGCAGGCCCAAGGAAACCTGTCCTTCCGCGCTTACCGCCTTAATACCTCCCTGCTGTGCCGTACCCTGCCTGATAAGCTCCGCCTCTTCCGGGAGCGGGGCCCATATCCTTACCTCCAGCCCCCTTGCGGATGCCAGAGCCGCCAGGGCATGCGCGCCGTTACCTCCTCCAACCACAGTAAGCGAACGAATTTTCATAAGACCTCCTCGTCTTAAGTCGAACAAAAACTAAAATAAAAAGAAAAGACAGCCAGAACTTAAGGAATTCCCTCTCTTCTGGACTGTCGGCCAAGTCGTTGCCCAGTCAGCAGCCTCTATATTCTTATGAGATTGATCATTTTACAGTCCCGGTTATGGCATTTGATTTCAATGTACCGCGCAGGTTTTAACACTGGCTTGTCAGGAACGGTACCCACCAACTTAAACAGTAACTTGCCGCAGTTGCCGCAGGTAACACGCACGTGGTCACTTTTTCCTCCGGGGGCAACCTGGTATGCTGCCTCCATACCTTACCACCCCTTAGCATTAAAGTATTATACAATGTATTGTTAATATGGTAATAATGTGTTAATACCGGTTGTTACCACTTAATATATTTATTCAACGTCTTTTTAAAAAATCCTCCTGGAAAACAGTAACCATGCAAAAAAATAGCCCGGGAAAAAGCCGGGCTGTTTTTTTATAACGCTTAAAACAATTCTTTTAGGCCGAAACGGAATTAACTTCCCCCGTCTCTTCCTCCTCATTTTGATCAATTGTCAAGTGGTGTTCTTTCATCATATAAAAGTCGATTAAGCCGAACAGGATGGCATAACAGGCTAATTTTTTACTGAAATTCATTACCTGCATGTTAAAGTTGGAAATCACGGCCGCCGCAGTTCCATCAACAATAAAGGCGGCAAGGAATAAAACCGCAACCATAGCTCCGGCCAGGACGGCCACGGCTACCGCGACGGCATAGACAGTCACTAAAAAGGCGTGGATTTGCTGTTTCATATCCGGATACCTCCTTCCTTAATGCACGAACAGAGGTAAAATGCCGAGCAGCAGGATCACGCTCATCACAGCATGTCCCGCTATCCAGACATACCCTAATTTGGCCGTTTCCTTAAATCCCGATTTGGCAATGCCCATGGCCGCATACATGCACAAGGCCATCGGCGGTGTCATCCCCTCCATGCATCCGGTAATTGCCGGCATTACCGCCGCTACGACGAAGGGGTCAAGACCTACCGCGGCTCCCGTCGAAATGATGGCACCGCCTAGAATGGCAACCTGGGCCGAACCGGGCATAACCATTCCCAAAAACGCTGTAAAAATTACAACCAGCAGAGCCCAACCAAAAGGCCCCAGTCCGAAGCTCAAAAACCACTGCTTGACAGCCTGCTCCATGGCGATTTCCTTAAATACCACGGAAATGGCATAAGCGAAATAGATGGTTGCCGATACCGGCACAACGCCTTTTAAGGTGTTTTTGAAAAGAATCATCAAGCTGGAATAGTTTAATCCACCCTCAATGTTTTTTCGGCCTATGTAAAGGGCATAAATGCAGGCCACGCCAGCCACAAACATCAACAGCGTACCGGAAAAAACCTTTTGCCCGGCTTCTCCCAGGCGAGAAACAACAAACGGCTTCATCGTAGAGTCCATAAGCAAGGGCAGCAGTATCAGAACGGGTATCAACAGGGAAGTCCAACCCTCTTTTAAAGACTGCCCAAAGGAAGGCCTTTCCGCCTTAGGAATTGGATCTACATGGTAGTATTTAGCAAAACCGTACAGGAAGATGGCTCTCTGTATGACGAGCCATGCCCCGACCACCCAGAGGGCCAGCCAGAAGGTTGAAAGCTCGTATTTGTTGGGATACAGTGCAGCCAGAATCCCGAAACCGACCAGGTTAAGACCGGGACCCATCTGGTTGCCCAGGGTGCTGCAGGACATTTCTGTCGTTGCCGCCAGGGCCCTGGGAAATCCCGTTTTAATCATAGCAGGGATCGTGAAAACCCCGGTGGCTGCCACGTTTCCAGGCCCCGTCCCCGACATCATGGCCATGGCGCTGCTTCCCAGCAGCGAAACATAGCCCGCGCCGCCGGGGAGCCCGCCGAACACGGCGACAATAAGGTTAATAAGCTTCTCAACTACCCTGGTCTGGTTGAGAATATGGGCCAGCACCAGGAAGGTGACGATGATGTAAAACAGGGAACTGGTTGTAGGATAAATCAGGTACTTCCAGAACAAATCATAGCGCTGCGTCATGATAATCGTGAAAGGAAAGCCTAAAGCTATTGCTTCGTAAATAGGCCGTTTAAATACTATAAAAACAAGCATGATAAACAACAGGAGTTCAACGAGGTAGAAAATTTCCAGTGGTATCCCGCCAATAGTAATATTCATTTTTCCATCTCCTTTCTTTTTCTTGCTTGCGCGGCACGGAGCTTGAATGCCTGAAATAGTTTATTCCAGGTTTCGTCCTTCTTTACCAGGATTTCCGGGTGAAATTGGGTCAAGAGAACAAAACTGTTCACCTCGCTTTCTATGGCCTCAATTACCTGATCCCGGGAACGGCCGACCGCCCTGAATCCTTGTCCCAATTCCTTGACAGCCTGACTGTGCCAGCTGTTAACGCGGAGTTCTGTTTTCCCAAATATCCTGGCAAGGTGACTTTCCTTTTCAACGGTAAGGTCATGATAAGGTTCCTCAAGCCCTATGCCCAATTTAACCTGGTTATGTTCCAGGGAACCGGGGATGTTTTCTGAAATCTTCAAGTAAAGGCTGCCTCCCATTACTTCATTCATCATCTGCATTCCCCGACACATCCCTAAAACAGGCAGGTCCAGTTCTAACACTTTTTCGAAAAGCCTTTTTTCAAAACGGTACCTGTCGGGGGCCGTTTCCGACAATCCCGGTATTTCTTTTTGGTTTAAAATACGGGCGGGAATCCTTCCTCCACCGGTGCAAAGCAAACCGTCTATCTCCTGCAACAACCGGGTAATGTATTCTTCGTTCTCGTTCACGGGTATCAAAAAAGGCAGCATTCCGTTATTTATTAAAATGTCTGAATATGTCCGGTCAATGTAGTGCAGGGCTCTTCCCGGAAAAATGTCTTCCTCGCCTCCGGTATCGGCATGGCATGTGACTCCTATCAACGGCATTTCCTTCACCGGATTTATACCCCTTTCTTGATAAAATAACCGGCAAATGCTGAATGTAAAGGTACAAAAAAGACAGCCCAGAATATGGTGCTTATTCCGGACTGTCTGCGGAATCGTGCTCCATCGGCAGTCTCATGATGTAAATGGTATTACATGTTATTACAAAGTAAAACTTCTACGTGAATGCTAAAATTCCTCCTGTAATTTAAAATATTTTTAATTTAAAATAAGACTTCCTCAGTTTTAAGTCAAAGGTATCTCAATATCCAAAAGAGGCGGGTACTGCTGGCAGCCAAAAATATCGGTTTCCCCGGGACTCCCGCTTGGCCGCTTTCTATTAATGGTAAATTTAATCGCCTGGGCAGGATCAAACGCAACAAGGTCAGCGATGTCTTTTTCTTCCAGGCCGTAAAGTTTGCAGAGCAGTTGTTTATTAATTACATCGCTTTTTTTTACCAACTCGTAATTTTCTTTTTCCCCGAAAATAATATCGAACGTGATCCTGTCGGTCCCGGCATTTTTGCTCCTGATGGTTTTAGCAAGTTCAGCCAGCTTTTTTGTCGGCACAAGAATCCCTCCCTTCAATACCTGCTTCAATGATCCCGGTTTTAAACAGCTCCAGGGGATCATCAACACATACGGCGTGGTTCATCGTCCACGTGTAAGCCGGTGTGGCCTCCAGAACTTCATCCACTACAAAGGCTGCCGCTCCCGCCGTTCCTTTGACTTCTGGCAGCCGGGCGTAAAACATCTGGCGTGTGCCGATCAGGGTTAATTCCCGGGCCATCTCCTTCGTTGGAGCAATGCCTTCCACAACAATACCCAGTTCATGTGACCTGATTTTCTTCACCGGCTCCAGGTCCCCCATCACGCCGTTCTTGCCGTATATCCGGTAACTCAACTCGTAACCGCCTTCGCCAAATCTTTCTCGGACCTGACTTCTTGCCCACTCAACGACCCTGTCAATATTTTTAATCGTATATGGATCGCGGATGCCGGCAATGCCTATGAAACGCTCTCCCACTTTGCCGGAACCTTCCAGCTTTACCTTGATTTTGTCCTCGATGGGATAAAACCTGGAGCCTGTAATGCGGCAGGTTTTTTCATCATACTGCTCATAAACGCAGTTCGACATGTCCAGCATCCCTCCCGCCACGTATTCATAATATGGATTGCTCCGCTCATACATGGCATGCCCGGCTACGGAAGCAATTGTGCACCTCTGGTGGGGATGCATTGCCTTTACTTTGACATCGTTTTCGCTGATCATGCCCAGAACCGACTCCTTGCCGGCATAAGGTTCCGCGCAAAAAGAAGCGCATTCCAGCACTTTCCCCAGGTAATAGGCCAGGTCGGCAGAAAAACCGTGATGCAGGGCCGGAGCTGCGAATATTGCGCAGTCGCTGGACCGGCCGCCAATGATCACCTCGGCTCCACTTTCCAAAAGTTTAAGATACGGGTGTACTCCGGCTACCGCCACAATGCGATCGGTCTTCTCCAGTTCATCCCTGGACAGGGGATGCCGCCCATCTAATCCTTCAATGATTTCACCATTTTTCATTTTGGTTAATACATATTCTTTTTCCACTTCCGAATAAAAATAACCGATTTTAAACCTGGGAATCCTGTGTTTTTTGGCCAGTTCGGCAATAAACTTAACATACATATCGACCCTGCTGTTAGTACCGGTATCCCCCGCGGAACCAACGATCATCGGAATTCCAAGCCTTCGCGACTCTACCAGCATCAGCTCCAGGTCATGGATCTGGGTTTCTTTTAGACTGGTGGAAATATCAGCTCCCAGCGGGACCGGGCCGATGTCGTCGCTTCCTGAATCGCATAGAATAAAATCGGGGTTTTCTTTCACGCCCAGGTAAAAACTGCCTTCTTTGGTAGGTGCGAAACCCAGGTGCCCGTTAGGGCAAAGGAATTTTAATTCTTTCTTCACAAATTGTCCTCTCCTTTTACCAAATTTGCCAATTAAACTTAATAACTCTTGTTTCCCTTGTTCTTAATAGGCGCCGTTCTTACAAAATGGAGTTCTCCTTTTTTCCGTCCTGTGATCATACTTAAAACCACCGTGCTTACTGCGGCAACCGCTACGGAGGCATAAGTCTCAGAGAGGCCCGGCACCGGATAATACCCATAAATGGCGTTGTATGCTACCCAGAAAAACCCAACCAGGCTTGTCACAATC
Encoded here:
- a CDS encoding glutamate mutase L yields the protein MKEQKNVKKRRVLAGSIGDCVHSLGVETFAEWMEDKGVGYVAVKLGPAVQIDDLINKIRESRPEVVGVSFRLGDLHLDKMIREFMEKAIKHGLHSKESGIRYTFGGLRPAANLVRAMTGVPVLPDKFSSEEERNYDLEAIAREYEKRAEFKNFFEMIVDDFVTMEELEEFAEKKTGAAARKIEWSDDLLPRIKQVRELENRPIIRAHIGIASESLEPTLEDIKKVCEAEAIEIVSLAPDQPSQAFLAKFIRGEEKPDKYLRGQGGAPIRTKEDLKALKEATKCGNFPMTRIYSGTDELLELAKYFEEAFNMPFPAVPIFFYNQLDGRGPLPIREGIDEHFEVMRWWASINKPLEINDPHQWQLRNCSDDMYVTDHVIAGVVALKCGIKNYVMQLMFDLPPEIAPLCDLAKMKAAYELIEPLTRYFDYNIIRETRGGLSSFPPNLDMAKGHLAVSTYWQMYMEPDIVHVVSYPEAHHEARAKDIIESADIVKQVFKDFYKGAQPDVWNDPRVVERKRELKKGVMYNMLHLAMMAGYEGKVNLDNYELYAVSEEEAGERGHDQDKNYASLLLDLIDEENYPTKTCALISADNLDLALQIGLFQAPQITVVDKRYELTGKCRTKIVNGACKIDEFDGIKVKDEIHRVDLVRQRFPWYFFKDVSMANDESYITELEEKIESDTVAKFREELGIKDLEDKWVLAVDFGSTYTKIAVFNTSSEEVDLKYVPTTPNDIRIGLANGLGCLAECEAQGSWEPLKKAMDRFEVKLPCSSAKGGLKMVTVALCKEESGFAADLAALTAGAKLLNSYEGKLTEEDVRTIYEVDQPEIILIAGGVDDGGDTETQLHNARMLAEGSRLAVYAKYGVPVIYAGNKDAAGRVREIFTAKSVDIRITDNVMPEVNRFNIEAVNEVIRELFQTIIIRGKGFDVVEEYMSAKFLPTPRAAFLGINLLAKGYGSEEGLGNIVALDIGGCTTDFFANVRENPLYVFPYDDPKRKVKRTILKTPNAPLAYRRVEGKYGLSYNAENLLELEKFKSGKMEKELAAFFRAKFPGFKPGKDHFGSFFKMAEEGLTLVLEPYLKWIHANPHHLPETREETAVRSCLAREIMAVATRNNVGYVKETDTYFLQYGVNFYTNKTNLLLIGGTIYHKCKEGLAYNLEDLKLITEGALFTDDEYTVLRPNGQVLLDASYLVSTVGGLYGRLDPERAIRILKKNLKKLEE
- a CDS encoding NAD/NADP octopine/nopaline dehydrogenase family protein — protein: MKIRSLTVVGGGNGAHALAALASARGLEVRIWAPLPEEAELIRQGTAQQGGIKAVSAEGQVSLGLPARIDSDPQKVIPGSEAVVFVLPAFTHKQLFARMSEHLSPGTIVGAIPSRSGFEFLACSLAPPGVTIFGLQTLPWACRIKEYGKQVEILGTKNQVAAASLPANQAAVLCDALQDLLGLPVLPMPNMLAVSLANMGQVIHPGIMYGLFRQWDGQPFPENRIPLFYQGVTEEMCGILERLSFEILEIKAVLEKDGGFDLTGVTGIREWIINSYRGSIEDSSTLMKCFNTNKGYRGLKAPVRKRGNEGYVPDFSSRYLTEDVPYGLVVSRGLAELAGVATPMMDEVITAAGRWMGKEYLAGGKLEGKDLGETPIPQNYGIVNMDSLCRIVF
- a CDS encoding TRAP transporter permease, which translates into the protein MNITIGGIPLEIFYLVELLLFIMLVFIVFKRPIYEAIALGFPFTIIMTQRYDLFWKYLIYPTTSSLFYIIVTFLVLAHILNQTRVVEKLINLIVAVFGGLPGGAGYVSLLGSSAMAMMSGTGPGNVAATGVFTIPAMIKTGFPRALAATTEMSCSTLGNQMGPGLNLVGFGILAALYPNKYELSTFWLALWVVGAWLVIQRAIFLYGFAKYYHVDPIPKAERPSFGQSLKEGWTSLLIPVLILLPLLMDSTMKPFVVSRLGEAGQKVFSGTLLMFVAGVACIYALYIGRKNIEGGLNYSSLMILFKNTLKGVVPVSATIYFAYAISVVFKEIAMEQAVKQWFLSFGLGPFGWALLVVIFTAFLGMVMPGSAQVAILGGAIISTGAAVGLDPFVVAAVMPAITGCMEGMTPPMALCMYAAMGIAKSGFKETAKLGYVWIAGHAVMSVILLLGILPLFVH
- a CDS encoding gamma-glutamyl-gamma-aminobutyrate hydrolase family protein (Members of this family of hydrolases with an active site Cys residue belong to MEROPS family C26.); the protein is MPLIGVTCHADTGGEEDIFPGRALHYIDRTYSDILINNGMLPFLIPVNENEEYITRLLQEIDGLLCTGGGRIPARILNQKEIPGLSETAPDRYRFEKRLFEKVLELDLPVLGMCRGMQMMNEVMGGSLYLKISENIPGSLEHNQVKLGIGLEEPYHDLTVEKESHLARIFGKTELRVNSWHSQAVKELGQGFRAVGRSRDQVIEAIESEVNSFVLLTQFHPEILVKKDETWNKLFQAFKLRAAQARKRKEMEK
- a CDS encoding DUF4387 domain-containing protein gives rise to the protein MPTKKLAELAKTIRSKNAGTDRITFDIIFGEKENYELVKKSDVINKQLLCKLYGLEEKDIADLVAFDPAQAIKFTINRKRPSGSPGETDIFGCQQYPPLLDIEIPLT
- a CDS encoding DUF1446 domain-containing protein; this translates as MKKELKFLCPNGHLGFAPTKEGSFYLGVKENPDFILCDSGSDDIGPVPLGADISTSLKETQIHDLELMLVESRRLGIPMIVGSAGDTGTNSRVDMYVKFIAELAKKHRIPRFKIGYFYSEVEKEYVLTKMKNGEIIEGLDGRHPLSRDELEKTDRIVAVAGVHPYLKLLESGAEVIIGGRSSDCAIFAAPALHHGFSADLAYYLGKVLECASFCAEPYAGKESVLGMISENDVKVKAMHPHQRCTIASVAGHAMYERSNPYYEYVAGGMLDMSNCVYEQYDEKTCRITGSRFYPIEDKIKVKLEGSGKVGERFIGIAGIRDPYTIKNIDRVVEWARSQVRERFGEGGYELSYRIYGKNGVMGDLEPVKKIRSHELGIVVEGIAPTKEMARELTLIGTRQMFYARLPEVKGTAGAAAFVVDEVLEATPAYTWTMNHAVCVDDPLELFKTGIIEAGIEGRDSCADKKAG